A window of Pelomonas sp. SE-A7 genomic DNA:
CTGCGCCCAGGTGGTGGAGGTGCACAACACGCCGCAGGGCCTGCGCATCGCCAAGGTCTGGGTAGCGCTGGACGTGGGAAAGGTGGTGGACCCGGTCAACTTCGACAACCAGGTCAAGGGCGCCGTGGTCTGGGGCCTGGGCCATGCGATGAACTGCGAGATCACCTATGCCGACGGCCAGGCGCAGCAGACCAACTTCCATGCCTATCCCGGCATGCGGCTGAACCAGTGCCCGGAGATCGTGGTGCGGGGGCTGGAGCATGGCGCCAAGCTGCGCGGCGCCGGCGAACCGCCGGTGCCACCGGCGGCACCGGCCCTGGCCAATGCGATCTTCGCGGCCACCGGCCAGCGGCTGCGCGAGATGCCGTTCAGCAAGCAGCTCAGCTTCGCCTAGGCGCCAGCCGCACAAGCCTTGGACCGGCGGCGCAGCCGGCCCCAGGGCCTGTCATAGACTGGCCGCCGCTCACGACCCGGAGATCCCGCCCATGCTGCTCAAGCGCTTCCTGCTGCCTCTAGCCCTGAGCCTTTTCGGCCTGGCCGGGCTGTCCGGCTGCGCCAGCAACAAGCCCTATGTGGTGCCGGCGCCGGCCATCGTCTCCATGCAGAGCTGGGGCGGCACGCCGATCCAGGACCCCGGCCCGCCGCAGACCCTCACCCACATCACCCTGCACCACCAGGGCGAGACCTGGAACCCGGCGCGCGACCCGGCCGAGTACCTGCCCAAGCTGCAGACCTGGTCGCGCCAGACCAAGCGCTGGGCCGACATTCCCTACCACTACGTGATCGCGCCGGACGGCCGCATCTATGCGGCCCGGCCCGAGGGCGTTGCCGGCGACACCAACACCGAATACGACCCGCGCGGCCATCTGCTGATCATGCTGCTGGGCAATTTCGAGGAAGTGGAACCGACCCGCGAGGCCCTGGCCGCCACGGCCGAGCTGATGGCCTGGTCGGCCCAGCGGCTGGGCCTGGGCGTGGATGCGATTGCCACACACAAGGACCACAGCAAGCAGACCGTCTGCCCGGGCAGGAACCTTTATCGCCATGTCCAGAGCGGCTGGTTGAAGCGCGCGGTGCAGGCCAGAATGGCGGGAGAAATCCTTCCGCCACCATGAGACGTCGCAACGCCCTTTCTGCCATCGCCCTGGCGCCCCATTGGGTCGGCGCCCAGCCAGGCTTGATGCGCTCGTCCACCCTGCTGGAGCAGGATCCGGCCACCACGGTGGCCGAGCGGGTCATGCGCGAGGCCTACCGCCGGCTGGGCCTGGAGCTGCAGGTGCAGGCCATGCCGGGCGAGCGCTCCTTGATCAGCGCCAACAGCGGCGAGACCGACGCCGAGCTGTACCGCAGGGCCGGTATCGACCGGCTCTACCCCCAGCTGCTGCAGGTGCCGGTGCCGCTGCTGACCTATGAGATCGTCGTCTTCACCAAGAGCAGGCCCTTCGCCATCGAGGGCTGGGAGAGCCTGCGGCCCTACAGGCTGGGCTATGTGAAGGGCATCAAGATCGTCGAGGAGATGACGGCCGGCATGAAGCAGGAGCCGGTGGCGACGATGCAGCAGGCCTTCGTCAAGCTGGACCTGGGCCGGACCGACCTGGTGCTGGCCAACCGCGCCTCGGGCCTGGCGGCCCTGCACGGACTGCCCATCAACGGCGTGCGCGTGCTGTCACCGCCGCTGGCCACTTTCCCGGTCTTCCATTACCTGAACAAGCGCCATGAAGCCCTGCTGCCGCGGCTGACCGCCACGCTGCGCGAGATGGAGCGCGAGCGCTTCATCCGGCAGGTGCAGGAGGAGGAACTGGCGCGCTATGCCGAGGCCGTGACCCGCTGATGCGGCACGGCCCGTCGGCGGGCCTCAGTGCAGCAGGGGACCCTCGCCGCTGAGCTGCCGGTCCAGCCATTCGGCCGCGGCCTGCTCGGTGGTCATCGCCTGGCCGCCGTCGCGCATCGCCGCCTCGCGCAGGTCCTCGATCTGCTGCAGCTGGCGCAGCATGCGGGTCATGGCGACGATCTCGGTATCGAGGAAACCGGCGCCCACGTCGTAGCCACCTTCGCGGTCGTTGGGCCGGCACCAGGCCACCTCGGCCTCGGCCTTCAGCGGCGGCTCGACATAGGGAATGCTGATCAGGAGCTGCCGGCCCGGCAGCACCGGCTGGTCCACATGCAGCGACAGGCCGCCGACGCTGATGTCCTGCAGCTGGCCCGGCGTGTCAGGGTCCAGCAGCGAGTCATAGCCGGACTCCTCGACCTCGATGGGCATGTCGAACTCATGGCGGAAGAACTTGCGCATGGGTGTCTCCTGGATCAGCAAGGCCAGCGGCGAGCATACGCCCAGGCGCTCAGGGCTTGCCGGAGCGCTTTCGCAACTCGGTCACGGGCAGGGTGATCATGCGGCCGAGCGGCTTGCCGTCGCGGTAGGCGATCACCCTCAGCAGCGCCGCGTCCTTGGGCACGGCGAGCGGCGCCGCATAGCGGGGATAGAACTCGTCCGGGAAGGAGCCGTCGAAGCTGTAGTACAGACTCAAGCCGTCTATTTCCGGAGTCATCTCGACCCGCAGGCCGCCCACCGCCGTCTCGCTGGTCTTGATGATGGGGTCGTAGAGGCTGGTCGAGTACTTCAGCCTGGCCTCGTCGAAGCGCTGGAAGTGGGCCTCGACGCGGGGCACGAAGCCGGCCCAGTCGCGCTTGTCCTTCGGGCTCCACAATGCCTCGGCCACGGCAAAGGCGCGGGGCCAGGTCATGTATTGGGCATGGCGCGTGTTGTAGACCTGCTCGGTCCAGAGATTGGCCTGGCCGCCCTTGACCAACTTCGCATCGACCCCCTCCGGCAGCGGCTCGAACTGGTAGGTCTTGCTCAGGCGCACCGAGGCATAGACCGGTGGTTCGAAACCGGCATCGCCCTGCATCAGGTCGATGTAGACAAAATCCCGCGGCGTCATCACCACCTCATGGCCCAGGCGCGCCGCGTCTATGCCACCCTGCTGGCCGCGCCAGCTCATCACGGCCGCGCCGGGCACCAGGCCGCCCTGCAGGATCTCGTCCCAGCCGATCATCTTCTTGCCGTGCGCCGTGATGAGCTTGTGCAGGCGGGCGACGAAATAGGCCTGCACCTCGTCCAGGTTCCTGAGCTGCTCGCGTGCCATCAAGGCCTGGATCGCCTCGCTCTTCTCCCAGAAATTGCGGGCCGTCTCGTCGCCCCCCATGTGCAGGTAGTCGAACGGAAACAGCCGGGCCAGCTCGCCGAACACCTGGTCGGCGAACTCGTAGACCTGCTCCTTGGCCGGGCACAAGGTGTTGTCAACCAGGCCGTAGTAGCGGCCGCCCGGCGGCCAGACCAGCAGCTGCTCGCCGCTGTTGACCGCATAGCTGCCGGGCGTGCAACTGAGCTCGGGATAGGCGGCCAGCGCCGCCAGGCTGTGGCCCGGCATGTCGATCTCGGGCAGCACGTCGATGTGCCTGGCCTTGGCATAGGCCACGATCTCGCGCACCTGCTCCTGCGTGTAGAAGCCGCCGTAGTCGCGCGGCTCTTCGGCGGTGGGCGCCGAGAAGCGGCCGAAGTTGCCGGTCTTGCCCACGCGCCAGGCGCCGACCTCGGTCAGCCGCGGCAGGCTCTTGATCTCGATGCGCCAGCCCTGGTCGTCGGTCAGGTGCCAGTGCAGCAGATTGAACTTGTAGCGGGCCATCTGGTCGATGAAGGCCTTGACCTCGGCCACGCTGAAGAAATGGCGCGAGACGTCCAGCATCAGGCCGCGCCAGCCAAAGCGCGGATGGTCCTTGATCACGACGGCCGGCATGGCCCAGCGGACCTGCTTGGAGACCGCCTCACGCTCGACTTCCTTGGGCAGCAGTTGCAAGAGCGTCTGCACACCCCGGAAGGCACCGGCCGGCGTGGCCCCGGCCAGCACCACGCCCTGTCGATTGACCTTGAGCTGATAGCCCTCGGGCGGCAGGCCGCTACCGGACTGGAGGCTCACCAGGATGCGATTGGCGGCCACCGACTTGGGCTGGCCCTTGTCGACCGGCAGCTTGAAGCCGGTGGCGCGACGCAGCCGCTGGGCCAGGCCCTCGGCGACCTCGTCAAGCTCCGGCGCGGCGACCGCAATGCGGGTCGCCGCATTGATGCGGAACTCGCCCGCCTGGCGCTCCATCGAGACCGGCACCGGAATCAGCGCAGGCAGGGGCAACTCAGCGGCCAGCGCCGCACTACCTGCCCACAAGAGCAGGCAACTCATCCATTTCATCTTGATCACTCCACGGCAGCGTCCAGGCGTTGCAGCAGTTGGGCCGCCACCGCGACGGCAATCACCTCGGGCTGCTTGCCGGCGATGCCTGGCAATCCTATCGGGCTGGTGACCTGGGCCAGTTCAGCGGCCGTGAAGCCGCGCGCCTCCAGCCGCTGGCGGAAGCTGGCCCATTTGCTCTTGCTGCCTATCAGGCCTATGAAAGGCAGGTCGCCTCGCTGGCGCTGGCGCGCCAGGCAGGCGGCCACCAGCTCCAGGTCCTCGGCATGGTTGAAGCTCATGATCAAGACCAGGCTGCCCGGCGCCAGGTCGGCCACGGCGCGCTGCACCGGGTCCGAATGCTCGGCCCTCACCTGCTCGGGCAGGTCGGCCGGAAAGATTTCGTCGCGGCTGTCCACCCACAGCAGGTCCAGCGGCAGCCGGGCCAGCAGCTCGACGATGGCCCGGCCCACATGGCCGCCGCCGAACAAGGCCACGGAGCCCAGCGGCGCCGGCGCCAGCCGCTCGCGCAAGGCAGGGATCTGGTCGGCCGACAGCAGCTCGTAGCGCAGCCAGACCACGCCACCGCAGCATTGGCCCAGGCTGGGGCCCAAGGGATAGCGCTTGACCGGCTCGTCTATGCGGCCCAGGGCCAGCAGGGCGCGGGCCTGGGCGATGCCATCGAACTCCAGCCGGCCGCCGCCCACGGTACCGGCGCACAGGCCAGCGGCCGTGACCGCCATCCAGGCCCCGACCTCGCGCGGGCCGCTGCCTTGCACCTCGTGCACCGTCACCAGCACCACCGCTTCGCGGGCCAGGGTCAGGGCCAGTTGCTGCCAGTCGCGCATGGTGAATGGATCAGGCAAGGAACTCAGCTGCCCCGGTAGGTCGAATAGCTCCAGGGGCTCGCCAGCAGGGGCACGTGGTAATGCGCCGAAGCATCGGCGATGCCGAAGTCCAGCGGCACTTCATCCAGGAAAGCCGGCTCGGGCAGGGCCTCGCCGCGGGCGCGGAAGTAGGCACCCAGCTCGAAGACCAGGCGGTAGCGGCCGGGCTTGAGCGTTTCGCCTTCCAGCAGCGGGCCGTCGGCGCGGCCATCGGCATTCAGGCGCAGCGCCTTGATCAGCGTGCCGTCGGCGCCGAGCAGGCGCACGGCCATGCCGGCGGCGGGGCAGCCGTTGGCGGTGTCGAGCACATGGGTGGTGAGCTTGCCCATCGGTGAATCGTCCTGCTGGATTGGATGCCAAAGTGTATACACTCCGGCACACCATGGCCGACGAAATCACGACCGCCACCGATCGCATCGCCGCGTCCATCGCCCAGGCCATCGTCGAGCGGCGCCTGATGCCCGGCACGCGCTTGGCCGAGCAGAAGCTGGCCGAGATCTACGGCGTCTCACGCACCCTGGTGCGCCAGGCCCTGAACCAGCTGAGCCGCGACCGCCTGGTGACGCTGACGCCCTCGCGCGGCGCCTGCGTGGCCGAGCCCAGCGTGGAGGAAGCGCGCCAGGTCTTCGAGCTGCGCCAGATGCTGGAGAGCAGCCTGCTCACGCAGCTCTGCGGCACGATCACGCCGGCCCAGGTCCGCCTCTTGCGCAACCACCTGAAGCAGGAGCGCGAGGCGATACGCCGCAGCGACGTGCCGGGCCGCACCCGGCTGCTGGCCGACTTCCATGTGCTGCTGGCGCGGCTGCATGGCAACGAGGTGCTGGCCGAGCTGCTCTCGGACCTGCTGTCGCGCTGCTCGCTGATCGCCCTGATGTACCAGAGCAGCCATTCGGCCGCCGAGTCGCAGGCCGAGCACGAGGCCATCGTCGATGCGCTGGAGGCGCGCGACCGCCGCGCGCTGCTGAAGCTGCTCGACGCCCACCTCGGCAATGTCGAGGCCAACCTGAAACTGGAGCCGCGGGCGTCCGACCTGGCCGCCGCGCTGAAAGCCGCATGACTGAGACCCACCGCTATCCGCGCGACCTGGTCGGCTACGGCCGCAATCCGCCGCATCCGCAATGGCCGGGCCAGGCTAGAGTCGCCCTGCAGTTCGTCCTCAACTACGAGGAAGGCGGCGAAAACTCGGTGCTGCACGGCGATGCCGGCAGCGAGCAGTTCCTGTCCGAGATGTTCAACCCGGCCGCCTACCCGGCCCGGCACCTGAGCATGGAAGGCATCTACGAATACGGCTCGCGGGTCGGCGTCTGGCGGCTGCTGCGCGAGTTCGAGCAGCGCGGCCTGCCGCTGACCGTGTTCGGTGTCTCGATGGCGCTGGAGCGGCATCCGGAGCTGACCCAGGCCTTCGTCGAGCTGGGCCACGAGATCGCCTGCCATGGCTGGCGCTGGATCCACTACCAGGGCATGGCCGAAAGCGAGGAGCGCGAGCATCTGCAGCGCGGCATCGAGATCATCCGGAAGCTGACCGGCGAGAAGCCACTGGGCTGGTACACCGGCCGCGACAGCCCCAACACCCGCCGCCTGGTGGCCGACCAGGGTGGCTTCGAATACGACAGCGACTACTACGGCGACGATCTGCCCTTCTGGCTGCAGGTCAGGAAGAGCGACGGCCAGCTCGCGCCCCATCTGGTCGTGCCCTACACGCTGGACTGCAACGACATGCGCTTCGCCCTGCCCCAGGGCTTCAGCCATGGCGACGAGTTCTTCGACTACCTGCGCGACAGCTTCGATGTGCTCTACGCCGAAGGCGCCGAGGCGCCCAAGATGATGAGCATAGGCATGCATTGCCGGCTGCTGGGCCGGCCGGGGCGGATGAAGTCGCTGCAGCGTTTCCTGGACCATGTGCAGAAGCATGAGCGGGTCTGGATCTGCCGCCGCATCGACATCGCCCGGCATTGGAAGCAGGTCCATCCCTTCGACGCCAGCAAGGCCTTCATATGGGAGTGAGCCTTGACCAGCTCAACGCCGCCGCGCGCGAAGAGTTCGTCGCCCTGCTGGACGGCACCTACGAGCATTCGCCCTGGATCGCCGAGCGGGCCCATGCGGCGCGGCCGTTCCGCACGCTGGCCGCGCTGAAGGCGGCGCTGGCGCAAGTGGTGCACGAGGCCACGGTCGATGAGCAGCTGGGCCTGATACGCGCCCACCCCGAGCTGGCCGGCAAGGCCATGGTGGCGAAGTCGCTGACCGCCGAATCGACGAACGAGCAGAGCAAGGCCGGCCTCACGGCCTGCACGCCCGAGGAATTCGAACGACTGCAGCAGCTCAACCGCGACTACAACGCGCGCTTCGGCTGGCCCTTCATCCTGGCGGTGCGCGGCCCGCGGGGCACGGGCCTTACACGCGAGCAGATCATCGGGACCTTCGCCCGCCGGCTCGAGGGCGCGGCCGAATTCGAGCGGGCCGAGTGCCTGCGCAATATCCACCGCATCGCCGAGATCCGTTTGAACGACAAGTTCGGCATCTCGCCCTCGCTGGGAGATCAGGTCTGGGACTGGGCCGAGCAGCTGGCAGTCCATTCCGACCCCGGCTTCAAGGAGCAGGGCCAGCTGACCGTCACCTACCTGACCGAGGCCCACCGCGCCTGCGCCGCCCAGCTGCGGCAATGGATGCTGGAGGACTGCGGCTTCGACGAGGTCAGCATCGATGCGGTCGGCAATGTCGTGGGCGTCTATCACGGTGAAGACCGCACGGCCCCGCGCCTCTTGACCGGCTCGCACTACGACACGGTGCGCAACGGCGGCAAGTACGACGGCCGCCTCGGCATCCTGGTGCCCATGGCCTGCGTGCGCGAGCTGCATCGCACCGGCCGTCGCCTGCCCTACGGCTTCGAGGTCGTCGGCTTTGCCGAGGAGGAAGGCCAGCGCTACAAGGCCACCTTCCTGGGCTCCAGTGCGCTGACCGGGCATTTCGACGCCGACTGGCTGACCCAGCGCGATGCCGAGGGCATCACGATGCGCGAAGCCATGGTCGCCGCCGGCCTGCCGGCCACGCTGGAAGCCATCGAGCCGCTGCGCCGCGAGCCGGCGCGCTACCGCGGCTTCGTCGAGCTGCACATCGAGCAAGGCCCGGTGCTG
This region includes:
- the puuE gene encoding allantoinase PuuE, with amino-acid sequence MTETHRYPRDLVGYGRNPPHPQWPGQARVALQFVLNYEEGGENSVLHGDAGSEQFLSEMFNPAAYPARHLSMEGIYEYGSRVGVWRLLREFEQRGLPLTVFGVSMALERHPELTQAFVELGHEIACHGWRWIHYQGMAESEEREHLQRGIEIIRKLTGEKPLGWYTGRDSPNTRRLVADQGGFEYDSDYYGDDLPFWLQVRKSDGQLAPHLVVPYTLDCNDMRFALPQGFSHGDEFFDYLRDSFDVLYAEGAEAPKMMSIGMHCRLLGRPGRMKSLQRFLDHVQKHERVWICRRIDIARHWKQVHPFDASKAFIWE
- the uraH gene encoding hydroxyisourate hydrolase — encoded protein: MGKLTTHVLDTANGCPAAGMAVRLLGADGTLIKALRLNADGRADGPLLEGETLKPGRYRLVFELGAYFRARGEALPEPAFLDEVPLDFGIADASAHYHVPLLASPWSYSTYRGS
- the uraD gene encoding 2-oxo-4-hydroxy-4-carboxy-5-ureidoimidazoline decarboxylase, which gives rise to MGVSLDQLNAAAREEFVALLDGTYEHSPWIAERAHAARPFRTLAALKAALAQVVHEATVDEQLGLIRAHPELAGKAMVAKSLTAESTNEQSKAGLTACTPEEFERLQQLNRDYNARFGWPFILAVRGPRGTGLTREQIIGTFARRLEGAAEFERAECLRNIHRIAEIRLNDKFGISPSLGDQVWDWAEQLAVHSDPGFKEQGQLTVTYLTEAHRACAAQLRQWMLEDCGFDEVSIDAVGNVVGVYHGEDRTAPRLLTGSHYDTVRNGGKYDGRLGILVPMACVRELHRTGRRLPYGFEVVGFAEEEGQRYKATFLGSSALTGHFDADWLTQRDAEGITMREAMVAAGLPATLEAIEPLRREPARYRGFVELHIEQGPVLDARDLPLGIVTSINGSVRYLGEVRGTAAHAGTTPMGSRRDAAAAVAELVLAVERLAGERQQVVGTVGIVEVPAGSINVIPGRCRFSLDLRATSDAARDELDAAVRAELAAICSRRGLSSQLDRTMIAAAAPSDPALQARWEAAVQAQGLPLFRLPSGAGHDAMKLHELMPQAMLFVRGGNEGISHNPLESITADDAQLCVETFLHLLEQA
- a CDS encoding peptidoglycan recognition family protein, producing the protein MLLKRFLLPLALSLFGLAGLSGCASNKPYVVPAPAIVSMQSWGGTPIQDPGPPQTLTHITLHHQGETWNPARDPAEYLPKLQTWSRQTKRWADIPYHYVIAPDGRIYAARPEGVAGDTNTEYDPRGHLLIMLLGNFEEVEPTREALAATAELMAWSAQRLGLGVDAIATHKDHSKQTVCPGRNLYRHVQSGWLKRAVQARMAGEILPPP
- the xdhC gene encoding xanthine dehydrogenase accessory protein XdhC; its protein translation is MRDWQQLALTLAREAVVLVTVHEVQGSGPREVGAWMAVTAAGLCAGTVGGGRLEFDGIAQARALLALGRIDEPVKRYPLGPSLGQCCGGVVWLRYELLSADQIPALRERLAPAPLGSVALFGGGHVGRAIVELLARLPLDLLWVDSRDEIFPADLPEQVRAEHSDPVQRAVADLAPGSLVLIMSFNHAEDLELVAACLARQRQRGDLPFIGLIGSKSKWASFRQRLEARGFTAAELAQVTSPIGLPGIAGKQPEVIAVAVAAQLLQRLDAAVE
- a CDS encoding GntR family transcriptional regulator, which gives rise to MADEITTATDRIAASIAQAIVERRLMPGTRLAEQKLAEIYGVSRTLVRQALNQLSRDRLVTLTPSRGACVAEPSVEEARQVFELRQMLESSLLTQLCGTITPAQVRLLRNHLKQEREAIRRSDVPGRTRLLADFHVLLARLHGNEVLAELLSDLLSRCSLIALMYQSSHSAAESQAEHEAIVDALEARDRRALLKLLDAHLGNVEANLKLEPRASDLAAALKAA
- a CDS encoding transporter substrate-binding domain-containing protein — encoded protein: MRRRNALSAIALAPHWVGAQPGLMRSSTLLEQDPATTVAERVMREAYRRLGLELQVQAMPGERSLISANSGETDAELYRRAGIDRLYPQLLQVPVPLLTYEIVVFTKSRPFAIEGWESLRPYRLGYVKGIKIVEEMTAGMKQEPVATMQQAFVKLDLGRTDLVLANRASGLAALHGLPINGVRVLSPPLATFPVFHYLNKRHEALLPRLTATLREMERERFIRQVQEEELARYAEAVTR
- a CDS encoding PilZ domain-containing protein — encoded protein: MRKFFRHEFDMPIEVEESGYDSLLDPDTPGQLQDISVGGLSLHVDQPVLPGRQLLISIPYVEPPLKAEAEVAWCRPNDREGGYDVGAGFLDTEIVAMTRMLRQLQQIEDLREAAMRDGGQAMTTEQAAAEWLDRQLSGEGPLLH
- a CDS encoding family 20 glycosylhydrolase, which translates into the protein MKWMSCLLLWAGSAALAAELPLPALIPVPVSMERQAGEFRINAATRIAVAAPELDEVAEGLAQRLRRATGFKLPVDKGQPKSVAANRILVSLQSGSGLPPEGYQLKVNRQGVVLAGATPAGAFRGVQTLLQLLPKEVEREAVSKQVRWAMPAVVIKDHPRFGWRGLMLDVSRHFFSVAEVKAFIDQMARYKFNLLHWHLTDDQGWRIEIKSLPRLTEVGAWRVGKTGNFGRFSAPTAEEPRDYGGFYTQEQVREIVAYAKARHIDVLPEIDMPGHSLAALAAYPELSCTPGSYAVNSGEQLLVWPPGGRYYGLVDNTLCPAKEQVYEFADQVFGELARLFPFDYLHMGGDETARNFWEKSEAIQALMAREQLRNLDEVQAYFVARLHKLITAHGKKMIGWDEILQGGLVPGAAVMSWRGQQGGIDAARLGHEVVMTPRDFVYIDLMQGDAGFEPPVYASVRLSKTYQFEPLPEGVDAKLVKGGQANLWTEQVYNTRHAQYMTWPRAFAVAEALWSPKDKRDWAGFVPRVEAHFQRFDEARLKYSTSLYDPIIKTSETAVGGLRVEMTPEIDGLSLYYSFDGSFPDEFYPRYAAPLAVPKDAALLRVIAYRDGKPLGRMITLPVTELRKRSGKP